From a region of the Athene noctua chromosome 14, bAthNoc1.hap1.1, whole genome shotgun sequence genome:
- the SPTB gene encoding spectrin beta chain, erythrocytic isoform X2 codes for MTSANDYEQLELQQPYSRINDRWEASDDELDNDNSSARLFERSRIKALADEREAVQKKTFTKWVNSHLARVTCRISDLYMDLRDGRVLIKLLEVLSGELLPKPTKGRMRIHCLENVDKALQFLKEQRVHLENMGSHDIVDGNHRLVLGLIWTIILRFQIQDIIVQTQEGRETRSARDALLLWCQMKTAGYPHVNITNFTSSWKDGLAFNALIHRHRPELVDFQNLTKSNARHNLEHAFSVAERHLGITPLLDPEDVFTENPDEKSIITYVVAFYHYFSKMKVLEVEGRRLGKVIEHAKETERMIERYGGLASNLLTWIEQTITSLNSRNFANSLAGVQHQLQAFSTYRTVEKPPKFQEKGNLEVLLFTIQSRMRANNQRVYTPHEGRLVSDINRAWERLEKAEHERELALRNELIRQEKLEQLARRFDRKAAMREAWLSENQRLVAQDNFGQDLPAVEAAKKKHEAIETDTAAYKERVQAIEAVAKELEVERYHDIQRINRRKDNILRLWEHLLELLAARRQRLEMNLTLQHLFQEMLHSIDWMDEVKVQLASPESGKHLLEAEELLQTHRLLEGDMALQAEKTRAISDAALRFADTEGYRPCDPKIIRDRVSHLELCWRELQVLAARRRALLEQSRSLWTCLWELDEAEGWIKEQEQLYSSLDFGKDLPSVLLLQRRHAVLEAELRNRGSRLERALAAGEGLAAAGRAAGQLREREATVRALWAQLEELAAFRWRGLREAEGFFQFQAEAEELMEGLQDARRRAAAEELGQDESRTRVLLRQHQELLEEMAAAQEQLDGLARQAEAFPPELRAGPEAQSRLAALRELHAEAAALAEQRGRQLQDALDLYTVFGESDACHLWMGAKETWLGQPEVPQALEDLDVAQHRLDGLKQEMATVSSQIAAVNQAADGLLASGHPRSPQVRQCREQLNERWDRFRELVAERCQAVGSALRLLNYRLECEETRQWLRSKAQVVQATAELGQDLAGVLATQRKLYGIERELAIAQDRLASLRSQANRLVEERPEVAGEVAERLAAVAAAWEELQEALGERAASLGEAGQLQRFLQDLDDFQAWLFGAQKALAATDEVPASLAEAEELLRRHKAAQRDAEEHVAAFAALVEAGERVVGEQEDPQYEGLRQRLHGVEAGWAALGRMAEAQHRFLAQCRGFQEFLRDAKQAEILLTNQEYTLAHLELPTTLEGSTAALRHFQEFRASVESSAEKVPEVVASGTKLVAEGNIFAEKITEKCQALQERHGAVTAKAEEAAGLLQDNHELQTFLQSCRELDTWVEEKMLTAQDVSYGEAHGLHGKWQKHQAFMAELTPNQGWLEKIEMEGKELASRKPQYSEVVVRRLAELRRRWDGLCSAAEEKGRRLFEANRSALYAQSYGELESWLGQAEEELRATEQAKDLTATNLLLKRLMRLEEQVGARMKELEELGWQGLPAAGDVPDTDGHEQRLQQRFLNLLEPLERRRKELETTKAIYQLGRDLEDETLWVQERLPLARSMEHGTDLPSVQRLAKRNETLQKELAGHAPRLAEVLSRGEAVASGDKPSPELETRAQELRMLWETLREEAAARHRRLREAGEAQQYYLDAGEAEAWVSEQELFMGAEEKPKDEESSLVMLKRHVRQQRSIDDYGQTIKELAGRAQQLLSDGHPEGEQIIRLQGQVDKHYAGLKEAAEERRRRLENMSHLFQLKREVEDLEHWIAERDVTASSQEMGQDLDHVTLLREKFREFARETGSVGQERVDRVNLAIEDLIDAGHAEAATMAEWKDGLNESWADLLELIDTRMQLLAASHDLHKYFYDGTELLALIATRRQELPQDLGEDVGTVEAFHRMHSAFERDLQLLETQVQQFRETAARLQTAYAGEKAAGIQEQEQEVARALRALLEACSGRRARLVDTADKHRFFSMARDLLSWMESTVRQIETQEKPRDVSSVELLMKYHQTIRAEVDARGKNFTTCIELGKKLVQRKHQDSPEIKAKLVELVEKRKAMMETWEQRWDQLRLLLEVCQFSRDASVAESWLMAQEPYLASSDYGQTVDAVEKLLKRHEAFEKSSATWEERIAALRKLTTLELLGGRTLREGLARDGVTHSEAPEYHLDLDGELEAGSEEEEEKRKGVSTRDASPPTTDGPEPLMRMAGNEEPVSPSPRPPREEPEEPATLPAHSCSIQLEGYLGRKHDLEAATKRASNRSWSTRYCVLRGGQLAFFKDAKSRALGLPCHGEEPLGLQDALCEVAAGYKKKKHVFKLRLSNGSEWLFHGKDEEELQAWLQGLSTAITECRSSRGKAQSLPLPLPPAPPEPLLPRKDKEKRFSFFPKKK; via the exons ATGACCTCAGCGAACGACTACgagcagctggagctgcagcagccatACAGCCGCATCAATGACCGCTGGGAAGCCTCCGACGATGAGCTGGACAACGACAACAGCTCAGCACGCCTCTTTGAGCGTTCCCGCATCAAAGCCCTGGCAG ACGAGCGGGAGGCCGTGCAGAAGAAAACCTTCACCAAGTGGGTGAACTCACACTTGGCTCGTGTCACTTGTCGCATCTCGGACCTCTACATGGACCTCCGGGATGGGCGGGTGCTCATTAAGCTGCTGGAGGTGCTGTCAGGAGAGCTTCTG CCCAAGCCCACCAAGGGCCGAATGCGGATCCACTGTCTGGAGAACGTGGACAAGGCGCTGCAGTTCCTGAAGGAGCAGAGGGTCCACCTGGAGAATATGGGCTCCCACGACATCGTGGATGGCAACCACCGCCTCGTCCTTGGCCTCATCTGGACCATCATCCTTCGCTTCCAG ATCCAGGACATTATTGTGCAGACACAGGAGGGCCGGGAGACACGCTCTGCCAGGGACGCACTGCTGCTCTGGTGCCAGATGAAGACAGCAGG GTACCCCCACGTGAACATCACCAACTTCACCTCGAGCTGGAAGGATGGGCTGGCCTTCAATGCCCTCATCCACAGACACAG GCCAGAGCTGGTTGACTTCCAAAACCTGACCAAATCCAACGCCCGGCACAACCTGGAGCACGCATTCAGCGTGGCAGAGCGCCACCTGGGCATCACCCCACTCCTTGACCCCGAAG ATGTGTTCACAGAGAACCCTGATGAGAAGTCCATCATCACCTATGTGGTGGCCTTCTACCACTACTTCTCCAAGATGAAGGTGCTGGAGGTGGAGGGCAGGCGTCTGGGCAAG GTCATTGAGCACGCCAAGGAGACGGAGCGGATGATTGAGCGCTACGGGGGGTTGGCCTCCAACCTGCTCACCTGGATCGAGCAGACCATCACCTCCCTCAACAGCCGCAACTTCGCCAACTCGCTGGCCGGGGTGCAGCACCAGCTGCAAGCCTTCAGCACCTACCGCACTGTGGAGAAACCCCCCAA GTTTCAGGAGAAGGGCAACTTGGAGGTGCTGCTCTTCACCATCCAGTCGCGGATGCGAGCCAACAACCAGCGTGTCTACACCCCGCATGAGGGGCGCCTGGTCTCTGACATCAACCGG GCCTGGGAGCGGCTGGAGAAGGCAGAGCACGAGCGGGAGCTGGCGCTGCGCAATGAGCTCATCCGGCAGGAGAAGCTGGAGCAGCTTGCACGGCGCTTCGACCGCAAAGCGGCCATGCGGGAGGCCTGGCTGAGCGAGAACCAGCGCTTGGTGGCCCAG GACAACTTCGGCCAGGACTTGCCAGCAGTAGAGGCAGCCAAGAAGAAGCATGAGGCCATTGAGACGGACACGGCTGCTTACAAGGAGCGGGTGCAGGCCATTGAAGCGGTGGCGAAGGAGCTGGAGGTGGAGCGCTACCATGACATCCAGCGCATCAACAGGCGCAAGGACAACATCCTGCGGCTCTGGGAGCacctcctggagctgctggctgccCGGCGCCAGCGCCTGGAGATGAACCTCACACTGCAGCACCTCTTCCAGGAGATGCTTCATAGCATCGACTGGATGGATGAGGTCAAG GTGCAGTTGGCATCGCCCGAATCCGGGAAGCACCTTctggaggcagaggagctgctgcagacCCACCGGCTGCTGGAGGGAGACATGGCCCTGCAGGCAGAGAAGACACGGGCCATCAGCGACGCTGCCCTTCGCTTCGCAGACACTGAGG GCTACCGTCCCTGTGACCCCAAAATCATCCGGGACCGCGTGAGCCACCTGGAGCTGTGCTGGCGGGAGCTGCAAGTGCTGGCGGCCCGGAGGAGAGCCTTGCTGGAGCAGTCCCGGTCCCTCTGGACCTGCCTGTGGGAGCTGGACGAGGCAGAGGGCTGGatcaaggagcaggagcagctctACTCCTCCCTGGACTTCGGGAAGGACCTACCGAGCGTGTTGCTGCTCCAGCGCCGGCATGCTGTCCTCGAGGCCGAGCTGAGGAACCGGGGCAGCCGGCTGGAGCGGGCGCTGGCAGCGGGCGAGGGGCTGGCAGCGGCAGGCCGGGCGGCCGGGCAGCTGCGGGAGCGGGAGGCGACGGTGCGGGCACTGTGGgcgcagctggaggagctggcagctTTCCGCTGGCGGGGTTTGCGGGAGGCCGAAGGCTTCTTCCAGTtccaggcagaggcagaggagctgATGGAGGGGCTGCAGGATGCCCGCAGGCGGGCGGCCGCTGAAGAGCTGGGTCAGGACGAATCCCGCACCCGGGTACTGCTGCGGCAGcaccaggagctgctggaggagatggCGGCCGCCCAGGAGCAGCTGGACGGGCTGGCCCGGCAAGCCGAGGCCTTTCCCCCAGAGCTGCGGGCTGGCCCCGAGGCACAGAGCCGGCTGGCGGCCCTGCGGGAGCTGCACGCCGAGGCAGCTGCCCTGGCTGAGCAGCGGGGCCGCCAGCTGCAGGATGCCCTTGACCTATACACTGTTTTTGGGGAGAGCGATGCCTGTCACCTGTGGATGGGGGCCAAGGAGACCTGGCTGGGGCAACCGGAGGTCCCCCAGGCACTGGAGGACCTGGATGTGGCACAGCACAG GCTGGACGGGCTAAAGCAGGAAATGGCCACTGTGTCTTCCCAAATTGCCGCCGTCAACCAGGCAGCTGATGGGCTGCTGGCAAGTGGGCACCCCCGCAGCCCCCAAGTCCGGCAGTGCCGAGAGCAGCTCAACGAGAG ATGGGACCGGTTCAGGGAGCTGGTGGCCGAGCGTTGCCAGGCCGTGGGCTCAGCATTGCGCCTCCTCAACTACCGTTTGGAGTGTGAGGAGACCCGGCAATGGCTGCGGAGCAAAGCCCAGGTGGTCCAGGCCACCGCCGAGCTGGGCCAGGACCTGGCTGGCGTCCTGGCCACCCAACGCAAGCTCTACGGCATCGAGCGGGAACTGGCCATTGCCCAGGACCGCCTGGCCTCCCTGCGCTCCCAAGCCAACCGCCTGGTGGAAGAACGGCCCGAGGTGGCTGGGGAGGTGGCTGAGCGGCTAGCGGCGGTGGCGGCTGCCtgggaggagctgcaggaagcCTTGGGGGAGCGGGCAGCCTCTCTGGGGGAAGCTGGGCAGCTCCAGCGCTTCCTGCAGGACCTGGATGACTTCCAGGCTTGGCTCTTTGGGGCTCAGAAAGCCCTGGCGGCCACTGACGAGGTGCCAGCCTCTTTGGCCgaggcagaggagctgctgcGGCGGCACAAGGCGGCACAGCGGGACGCAGAAGAGCATGTGGCCGCCTTTGCCGCCTTGGTGGAAGCAGGGGAGCGAGTGGTGGGGGAGCAGGAGGACCCCCAGTATGAGGGGCTGCGGCAGCGTCTGCACGGTGTGGAGGCCGGTtgggctgccctgggcaggaTGGCAGAAGCCCAGCACCGCTTCCTAGCCCAGTGCCGCGGCTTCCAGGAGTTCCTCCGCGATGCCAAGCAGGCAGAGATCCTCCTCACCAACCAG GAGTACACGCTGGCCCATCTGGAGCTGCCCACCACGCTGGAGGGTTCGACTGCTGCCCTGCGCCACTTCCAGGAATTCCGTGCCAGCGTGGAGAGCAGCGCCGAGAAGGTCCCTGAGGTGGTGGCCAGTGGCACCAAGCTGGTGGCCGAGGGGAACATCTTTGCTGAGAAGATCACTGAGAAGTGCCAGGCCCTCCAGGAGCG GCACGGGGCCGTCACGGCCAAGGCGGAGGAGGCCGCGGGTTTGCTGCAGGACAACCATGAGCTGCAGACCTTCCTCCAGAGCTGCCGGGAG CTCGACACCTGGGTGGAGGAGAAGATGCTGACAGCACAGGACGTCTCCTATGGCGAAGCCCATGGCCTCCACGGCAAGTGGCAGAAGCACCAGGCATTCATGGCCGAGCTGACACCCAACCAGGGCTGGCTGGAGAAGATTGAGATG GAGGGGAAGGAACTGGCGAGCCGCAAGCCACAGTACAGCGAGGTGGTGGTGCGGCGGCTGGCCGAGCTGCGCAGGCGGTGGGATGGGCTGTGCAGTGCTGCGGAGGAGAAGGGCCGGCGGCTCTTTGAGGCCAACCGCTCGGCACTGTATGCCCAGAGCTACGGGGAGCTGGAGAGCTGGCTGGGGCAGGCGGAGGAGGAGCTGCGCGCCACTGAGCAGGCCAAGGACCTCACCGCCACCAACCTGCTGCTGAAGAGGCTGATG AGACTGGAAGAGCAAGTGGGAGCACGGATGAAGGAGCTGGAGGAACTAGGATGGCAGGGCCTCCCCGCTGCTGGGGATGTGCCAGACACTGATGGGCATGAGCAGAGGCTCCAGCAGCGATTCCTCAATCTGCTGGAGccactggagaggaggaggaaggaactGGAGACCACCAAGGCCATATACCAGCTCGGGCGGGATCTGGAGGATGAGACG CTGTGGGTACAGGAGCGGCTGCCCCTGGCAAGGTCAATGGAGCATGGCACCGACCTCCCGAGTGTGCAGCGCCTGGCCAAGAGGAACGAG AcactgcagaaggagctggcGGGTCATGCCCCCCGCCTGGCCGAGGTGCTGAGCCGTGGCGAGGCAGTGGCGAGCGGCGACAAGCCCAGCCCGGAGCTGGAGACGCGGGCACAGGAGCTGCGGATGCTGTGGGAGACACTGAGGGAGGAGGCGGCCGCCCGGCACCGGCGCCTGCGGGAGGCTGGTGAGGCCCAGCAGTACTACCTGGATGCTGGTGAGGCCGAGGCCTGGGTCAGCGAGCAGGAGCTCTTCATGGGAGCTGAGGAGAAGCCAAAG gaTGAGGAGAGCAGCTTGGTGATGCTGAAGAGACATGTCCGGCAGCAGCGGTCTATTGACGACTATGGCCAAACCATCaaggagctggcagggagggctCAGCAGCTGCTCTCTGACGGCCACCCTGAGGG GGAGCAGATCATCCGGCTGCAGGGCCAGGTGGACAAGCACTACGCGGGCCTGAAGGAGGCGGCCGAGGAGCGCCGCCGGCGCCTGGAGAACATGTCCCACCTCTTCCAGCTGAAGCGGGAGGTGGAAGACTTGGAGCACTGGATTGCCGAGCGTGACGTGACCGCCTCCTCCCAGGAGATGGGGCAGGACTTGGACCATGTAACG CTCTTGCGGGAGAAGTTTCGGGAGTTTGCGCGGGAGACGGGCAGCGTGGGGCAGGAGCGCGTAGACCGGGTGAACCTGGCTATCGAGGACCTCATTGATGCGGGGCATGCGGAGGCAGCCACCATGGCCGAGTGGAAGGACGGGTTGAATGAGAGCTGGGCTGATCTCCTGGAGCTGATTGACACCCGCATGCAGCTCCTTGCCGCCTCCCACGACCTGCACAAGTACTTCTATGACGGCACCGAGCTGCTGGCCCTCATTGCCACCCGGCGCCAGGAGCTGCCCCAGGACCTGGGCGAGGACGTGGGCACAGTGGAGGCTTTCCACCGCATGCACAGCGCCTTCGAGCGTGACCTCCAGCTGCTGGAGACGCAG GTTCAGCAGTTTCGGGAGACAGCGGCACGCCTGCAGACTGCCTATGCCGGGGAGAAGGCGGCCGGCATCCAGGAGCAAGAGCAGGAGGTGGCACGAGCCCTGCGGGCGCTGCTGGAGGCGTGCAGTGGGCGCCGGGCCCGGCTGGTGGACACAGCCGACAAGCATCGCTTCTTCAGCATGGCACGGGACCTGCTCTCCTGGATGGAGAGCACCGTCCGGCAGATTGAGACGCAGGAGAAACCCAG GGATGTTTCCTCAGTGGAGCTGCTGATGAAGTACCATCAGACCATCAGGGCCGAGGTGGACGCCCGGGGCAAGAACTTCACCACCTGCATTGAGCTGGGCAAGAAGCTGGTGCAGCGCAAACACCAGGACTCACCTGAG ATCAAGGCAAAGCTGGTGGAGCTGGTGGAGAAGAGGAAGGCCATGATGGAGACGTGGGAGCAGCGCTGGGACCAGCTGCGGCTGT TGCTGGAGGTGTGCCAGTTCTCCCGGGATGCTTCGGTGGCCGAGTCGTGGCTCATGGCACAGGAGCCCTACCTGGCCAGCAGCGACTACGGGCAGACAGTGGATGCAGTAGAGAAGCTGCTCAAGCGGCATGAGGCTTTTGAGAAGTCCTCGGCCACCTGGGAGGAGCGCATTGCTGCCCTGAGGAAGCTGACGACG CTGGAGCTCCTGGGCGGGCGGACGCTACGCGAGGGGCTGGCACGGGATGGGGTGACGCACTCTGAGGCTCCCGAATACCACCTGGATCTGgatggggagctggaggccgG gtccgaggaggaggaggagaagaggaagggtgtGAGCACACGGGACGCCTCTCCACCCACTACTGATGGACCAGAGCCG CTGATGCGGATGGCGGGCAACGAGGAGCCAGTGTCACCGAGCCCACGGCCACCACGGGAGGAACCAGAGGAGCCGGCCACGCTGCCAGCCCACTCCTGCAGCATCCAGCTGGAGGGCTACCTTGGCCGCAAGCACGACCTGGAAGCGGCCACCAAACGGGCATCCAATCG GTCATGGAGCACGCGGTACTGTGTGCTGCGGGGTGGCCAGCTCGCCTTCTTCAAAGATGCCAAAAGCCGGGCGCTGGGGTTGCCCTGCCATGGTGAGGAGCCCCTGGGGCTACAGGATGCTCTCTGTGAGGTGGCCGCCGGCTACAAGAAGAAGAAGCACGTCTTCAAACTCAG GCTCAGCAATGGGAGCGAGTGGCTCTTCCATGGCAAGGATGAG gaggagctgcaggcctggctgCAGGGGCTGAGCACAGCAATAACCGAGTGCCGGAGCAGCCGGGGGAAGGCACAGAGCCTGCCCCTACccctgcccccggccccccccgagcccctccTACCCCGCAAGGACAAGGAGAAACGGTTCAGCTTCTTCCCAAAAAAGAAATAA